GTTGAGGATGTAAAAGGCGAGGCGTTTCATGCCGGCGAGGAAGTCGACGTTTTCGACGATTACGCCGCGCCACTCGTCGCTGAGGTCGGTGTGGCCCGGTCGGTCGGTGGTGCGGGGTTGGATGACGGTGGGGGCGAAGTTCAGGATACCTTTCACGCCAGCGTCTGCAAGCGATTGTGCGGCGTCCTGCGCGCGGTCGGGTGGGACGGCCAGGAAGCCCATGTCGACGGTCTGGGTCTGGGTGAAGTCACGCAGGGTGTCGAGGTGCTGGACGCGTAGCCCGCGGACCTGCGTGCCGATCAGGTCGGGGTTCACGTCGAACAGGCCGACGTACTGGAACTGGTAGTCGCTGGCGCCGGGGTAGTTGGCGATGGCCTGCCCGAGGCGGCCGACGCCGACGATGACGACGTTCCAGGTTCGGTTGAGGCCGAGGACGCGGACGAGTTCGCGTTTGAGGATGGGGACGGTGTAGCCCATGCCGCGCGTGCCGAAACGGCCGAAGTACGCGAGGTCCTTGCGGACCTGGAAGGCGGTGACACCTGCCCGTTCGGCGAGGTCGGTGCTGCTGGTGCGGCTGACGTCCTGCAACTCA
The Deinococcus sedimenti DNA segment above includes these coding regions:
- a CDS encoding redox-sensing transcriptional repressor Rex, which produces MAEIPTAAISRLVTYLRILEQLELQDVSRTSSTDLAERAGVTAFQVRKDLAYFGRFGTRGMGYTVPILKRELVRVLGLNRTWNVVIVGVGRLGQAIANYPGASDYQFQYVGLFDVNPDLIGTQVRGLRVQHLDTLRDFTQTQTVDMGFLAVPPDRAQDAAQSLADAGVKGILNFAPTVIQPRTTDRPGHTDLSDEWRGVIVENVDFLAGMKRLAFYILNPHLKDAPTPEDPT